Proteins encoded by one window of Rhodobacteraceae bacterium IMCC1335:
- a CDS encoding AMP-binding protein, giving the protein MSNVLFDALFADHIGSEAPFLILPDGDVWSYQRFLETAAQYAHVLEALGLEVGDRLAVQVQKSPEALATYAACLQAGVIFLPLNTAYTAREMAYFIENSGAKLVLCDAKAETALRPVAQAAQAQLQVLNGDGSGGFTGLAMQHPKSFQPRARSGNDLAAFLYTSGTTGRSKGAMLSHDNLLSNAKTLCDAWRFTAQDVLLHALPIFHTHGLFVATNICLLAGCSMRFYPAFDAKQLIQDMPMATTLMGVPTFYSRLLNDPNFTKSVTENMRLFVSGSAPLLTETHEAFESRTGHRILERYGMTETNMNTSNPYNAERRAGTVGFPLPGIELRIIDEKTEELLSQGEIGMIEIRGPNVFQGYWNMPEKTAAELRENGFFITGDLGKIDAQGYVHIVGRSKDLIISGGYNIYPKEIEQILDDVPGVLESAVIGVPHADFGETVLAVVVLRSGVTLRESDLAAEVAQKLARFKHPKSYQIIAELPRNTMGKVQKNLLRDRYKGFFTAQ; this is encoded by the coding sequence ATGAGCAATGTTTTATTCGACGCGCTGTTTGCCGATCATATCGGCTCTGAGGCGCCGTTCTTGATCCTGCCAGATGGGGACGTTTGGAGCTATCAGCGCTTTTTAGAAACTGCCGCACAATACGCGCATGTGTTGGAGGCGCTTGGGCTAGAGGTCGGGGATCGATTGGCCGTGCAGGTTCAAAAATCCCCCGAGGCATTGGCCACCTACGCGGCCTGTTTGCAAGCAGGGGTAATCTTTCTGCCTTTAAACACCGCCTATACAGCTCGTGAAATGGCCTATTTTATCGAAAATTCAGGGGCAAAACTGGTGTTGTGCGACGCCAAAGCAGAAACCGCTTTGCGCCCCGTGGCGCAGGCAGCGCAGGCGCAATTGCAGGTTTTGAATGGGGATGGCAGCGGCGGCTTTACAGGCTTGGCGATGCAACATCCCAAAAGCTTCCAACCCCGCGCCCGCAGTGGCAATGATCTGGCAGCCTTTCTGTATACATCGGGCACTACCGGGCGCTCAAAAGGGGCGATGCTTAGCCATGATAACCTGTTATCAAACGCAAAAACATTATGCGACGCATGGCGCTTTACCGCCCAAGATGTGCTTTTGCACGCTTTGCCTATTTTTCACACTCACGGGCTTTTTGTGGCCACAAATATTTGCCTTCTTGCCGGATGCTCGATGCGGTTTTATCCCGCGTTTGACGCCAAACAGCTGATCCAAGATATGCCAATGGCCACCACATTAATGGGGGTACCAACCTTTTACTCCCGCTTGTTAAATGACCCAAATTTCACCAAAAGCGTTACCGAAAACATGCGCCTCTTCGTGTCGGGCAGCGCGCCGCTTCTAACAGAAACCCATGAAGCCTTTGAAAGCCGCACCGGGCATCGCATTCTAGAACGCTACGGCATGACCGAGACCAATATGAACACGTCAAACCCTTATAACGCTGAGCGGCGCGCGGGCACTGTTGGCTTTCCTTTGCCCGGTATAGAGCTGCGGATCATCGATGAAAAAACCGAAGAACTGCTTTCCCAAGGCGAAATTGGAATGATCGAAATACGCGGCCCCAACGTGTTTCAAGGCTATTGGAACATGCCAGAAAAAACCGCTGCCGAGCTGCGAGAAAACGGGTTTTTCATCACCGGTGATTTGGGAAAAATCGATGCACAAGGATATGTGCATATCGTCGGGCGCAGCAAAGACCTGATCATCTCGGGTGGTTATAATATCTACCCGAAGGAAATCGAACAAATCTTAGATGATGTGCCCGGCGTTTTGGAAAGCGCCGTGATCGGCGTGCCGCATGCAGATTTTGGCGAAACCGTGCTGGCCGTGGTGGTGCTCCGCAGCGGGGTTACTTTGCGGGAAAGCGATTTGGCCGCAGAAGTGGCGCAAAAATTAGCACGCTTTAAACATCCAAAATCCTACCAAATCATCGCGGAATTGCCGCGCAATACGATGGGTAAAGTGCAAAAGAACCTGCTGCGAGACAGGTATAAGGGCTTTTTTACGGCGCAGTAG
- the moaD gene encoding molybdopterin converting factor subunit 1: MIEVLYFAWLRERIGIPRETIDSQAATVADLITELRAKDPRYALAFSDLSALRAAVDQELVEFNAPLNGAKEVAFFPPMTGG; this comes from the coding sequence ATGATAGAGGTTTTATATTTTGCTTGGCTGCGCGAGCGCATCGGCATCCCCCGCGAAACCATTGACAGCCAAGCCGCTACAGTGGCGGATCTTATAACAGAGCTGCGCGCCAAAGATCCGCGCTACGCGCTGGCGTTTTCGGATCTCTCTGCGCTGCGCGCCGCAGTGGATCAAGAATTGGTTGAGTTTAACGCCCCGCTCAACGGCGCCAAAGAAGTTGCATTTTTTCCTCCGATGACGGGGGGCTGA
- the pgsA gene encoding CDP-diacylglycerol--glycerol-3-phosphate 3-phosphatidyltransferase has protein sequence MIWTVPNILTTGRLLAAPALALMFLYFNRPYADWFALLLFIFAALTDWVDGFLARTWKQETKLGQMLDPIADKAMVIIALLIIVGYSSMSPWLVLPATVILFREVFVSGLREFLGDSASTLQVTKLAKWKTTAQMAAIAILFSQGVFEHYLKLSAREIGPDALNNILNGGAQDTLGVFWKHHAMIWSGNVGLILLWVAAALTLITGFDYFKKALPFLKDEA, from the coding sequence ATGATATGGACGGTTCCAAATATTTTAACCACGGGGCGCTTGCTTGCTGCGCCCGCATTGGCGCTGATGTTTTTGTATTTTAACCGGCCCTATGCGGATTGGTTCGCGCTGCTGCTGTTTATATTTGCCGCGCTTACCGATTGGGTTGATGGATTCCTCGCCCGCACGTGGAAACAGGAAACCAAATTAGGCCAAATGCTCGATCCGATCGCGGATAAAGCAATGGTTATCATCGCGCTTCTGATCATTGTGGGGTATTCGAGCATGTCGCCATGGCTGGTGCTGCCCGCGACTGTGATTTTGTTTCGCGAAGTTTTTGTGTCTGGCCTGCGCGAGTTTTTGGGCGATAGTGCCAGCACGCTGCAGGTCACAAAACTGGCAAAATGGAAAACCACCGCGCAAATGGCGGCGATTGCAATTTTATTCTCACAAGGTGTTTTTGAGCATTATCTGAAGCTCTCGGCGCGAGAAATCGGCCCAGACGCGCTGAACAATATCCTAAACGGCGGCGCCCAAGATACGCTGGGCGTGTTCTGGAAGCATCATGCGATGATCTGGTCGGGCAATGTCGGGCTGATCTTACTTTGGGTTGCAGCCGCTTTAACCTTGATCACCGGCTTTGATTATTTCAAAAAAGCGCTTCCGTTTTTGAAAGATGAGGCATGA
- the moaE gene encoding molybdopterin synthase catalytic subunit MoaE — MRILIQEHPFDLGKEAQNFAERQDNAGAIVTFTGIVRNTSARDLQTLAIEHYPAMTEKAISEIAQRAIDRWSLQDALVLHRYGNLAPGEGIMMVATAAAHRSDAFAAADFLMDYLKSRAPFWKKEITASGANWVEAKDSDERALRRW, encoded by the coding sequence ATGCGAATCCTCATTCAAGAACACCCCTTTGATCTGGGTAAAGAAGCGCAAAACTTTGCCGAGAGACAAGACAATGCCGGCGCAATAGTTACCTTCACCGGGATTGTGCGCAACACATCTGCAAGGGATTTACAAACCCTTGCAATCGAACATTACCCCGCCATGACCGAAAAGGCGATTTCTGAGATCGCCCAAAGGGCAATTGACAGATGGTCCTTGCAGGACGCGCTGGTGCTGCATCGCTATGGAAACCTTGCCCCAGGTGAGGGGATCATGATGGTGGCAACCGCCGCCGCGCATCGCAGTGACGCGTTTGCCGCCGCCGATTTTCTGATGGATTATCTCAAATCGCGCGCACCTTTTTGGAAAAAAGAGATAACCGCGTCCGGAGCAAACTGGGTAGAGGCAAAAGACAGCGACGAGCGGGCTTTGAGGCGCTGGTAG